The following are encoded in a window of Impatiens glandulifera chromosome 5, dImpGla2.1, whole genome shotgun sequence genomic DNA:
- the LOC124939923 gene encoding phosphatidylinositol/phosphatidylcholine transfer protein SFH13-like: MLGPEGEWTLGETKQGRLLSEYYNDERRKSKISALRNKAMNVSNKFTHSLKKKGKRKLESRVPPVSIDGICDTKEEVAVEEFRLKLRERNLLPFRHDDYYMLLRFLRARDFDIEKTIQMWDEMLKWRLEYGADTILEDFDFEELEKVLQYYSQGYHGVDKEGRPVYIQRLGQAHPQNLMNITTIDRYLRYHVQEFERAFHERFPACSVAARRRICSTTTILDVQGLGIKNFTREETNLLASMSKIDNSYYPETLHRMYIVNAGPSFKKILWPAAQKFLDSKTIAKIQVLEPKSLSKLLETIDSSQLPDFLEGSCTCSAEGGCLRSNKGPWKDPEIMKLVHDVEGKFSKQITRTSNECGKTDLYIYIHPPKGGIVDTSNTESGSDIDDSCTSTRECSFRFPHLAPLHEEAIVPETTTYYSCDDEFVPAGEALDPEVGIAEDHSHSLKSISLIHPSGTLLPPIRWLEVVHEKVNKWDLLCIIVKAMMSTMAKLMVFKSLRRHKSIYPSNSVKETMVPLPPSPPPPHSTEVVLQDDVVSFVHRLQRLESLLKEVDNKPVEIPFEKDQMLLQSLERIKYLELDLEKTKGVLHSAVVKQLEIAQFIGGLQQSRCRQRRFFC; encoded by the exons ATGTTAG GTCCTGAAGGAGAATGGACTCTTGGTGAAACTAAACAAGGAAGACTTCTTTCTGAGTACTACAATGACGAGAGAAGGAAGTCAAAGATCAGTGCTTTGAGAAATAAAGCAATGAACGTTTCAAATAAATTTACTCATTCTCTCAAGAAGAAAGGGAAGAGAAAACTTGAGTCCCGGGTTCCACCAGTTTCCATTGACGGCATTTGTGACACAAAGGAGGAAGTTGCTGTAGAAGAATTTCGTCTAAAGCTCCGTGAAAGGAACTTGTTACCCTTTAGACATGATGACTATTACATGCTATTGAG ATTCTTAAGAGCAAGAGATTTTGATATTGAGAAAACGATCCAGATGTGGGACGAAATGCTTAAATGGAGGTTGGAGTATGGAGCAGACACCATACTAGAG gactttgattttgaagaattagAAAAGGTGTTGCAATATTATTCTCAAGGATACCACGGGGTTGACAAGGAAGGCAGGCCTGTTTATATTCAGCGGCTTGGACAAGCTCATCCCCAAAATCTCATGAATATTACCACAATTGATCGCTACTTAAGATACCATGTTCAAGAGTTTGAGAGGGCTTTTCATGAGAGATTTCCTGCATGTTCTGTTGCAGCAAGGAGACGCATCTGCTCCACCACAACTATTTTGGACGTGCAAGGGTTG GGCATTAAGAATTTCACAAGGGAAGAAACAAATCTCCTTGCATCTATGTCAAAGATAGATAACAGTTATTACCCTGAG ACGCTGCATAGGATGTATATCGTCAATGCTGGTCCTAGCTTCAAGAAAATTCTTTGGCCTGCTGCACAGAAATTCCTTGATTCCAAGACCATAGCGAAAATACAG GTGCTGGAGCCCAAGTCCTTGTCCAAGTTACTTGAAACAATAGATTCAAG TCAATTGCCGGATTTTTTGGAAGGATCATGTACATGTTCAGCTGAGGGTGGCTGCCTTCGATCTAACAAGGGTCCTTGGAAAGATCCTGAAATCATGAAG CTTGTACATGATGTAGAAGGGAAGTTTTCAAAGCAGATAACCAGAACTTCTAATGAATGTGGGAAAactgatttatatatttatatacaccCTCCTAAG GGAGGAATTGTTGACACATCAAACACAGAATCTGGTTCAGATATTGATGATTCCTGTACTTCAACTAGGGAGTGTAGCTTCAGATTTCCACACCTGGCACCTCTTCATGAAGAA GCAATTGTACCAGAAACTACTACTTATTATAGCTGTGATGATGAGTTTGTCCCAGCCGGTGAAGCTCTTGATCCCGAGGTTGGAATTGCAGAGGATCATAGTCACTCACTTAAATCCATCAGTCTAATACACCCATCTG GTACTTTGTTACCACCGATCAGATGGCTTGAGGTTGTCCATGAAAAAGTTAACAAATGGGATTTGCTGTGTATTATTGTGAAGGCAATGATGTCAACAATGGCCAAATTGATGGTTTTTAAATCATTGAGAAGGCATAAGAGTATTTATCCATCCAATTCAGTGAAAGAAACAATGGTCCCGTTGCCACCGTCGCCGCCACCACCACACAGTACTGAAGTAGTCTTGCAAGATGATGTAGTTTCATTTGTACATCGTCTTCAGAGACTTGAAAGCTTGTTGAAAGAAGTTGATAACAAGCCAGTTGAAATTCCTTTTGAGAAGGATCAAATGCTTCTTCAATCTTTGGAAAGGATAAAATATCTAGAGCTTGACCTGGAGAAAACAAAAGGG GTACTTCATTCTGCTGTGGTTAAACAACTTGAGATTGCCCAATTTATTGGAGGTTTGCAACAATCAAGATGTCGT CAAAGGAGGTTTTTCTGCTGA